A genomic window from Bubalus bubalis isolate 160015118507 breed Murrah chromosome 11, NDDB_SH_1, whole genome shotgun sequence includes:
- the LOC102414248 gene encoding 60S ribosomal protein L5, with amino-acid sequence MGQLSLCATAAKACVLRVCALQPREKPPQEESSAFPPPEPCWFCSSVASRGVWVLIRRMGFVKVVKNKAYFKRYQVKFRRRQEGKTDYYARKRLVIQDKNKYNTPKYRMIVRVTNRDIICQIAYARIEGDMIVCAAYAHKLPKYCVKVGLTNYAAAYCTGLLLARRLLNRFGMDKIYEGQVEVTGDEYNVESIDGQPGAFTCYLDAGLARTTTGNKVFGALQGAVDGGLSIPHSTKRFPGYDSESKEFSAEVHRKHIMGQNVADYMRYLIEEDEDAYKKQFSQYIKNNVTPDMEEMYKKAHAAIRENPVYEKKPKKEVKKKRWNRPKMSLAQKKDRVAQKKASFLRAQERAAES; translated from the coding sequence atggggcagctgagcctgtgtgccacagctgctaAAGCTTGTGTGCTTAGAGTCTGTGCTCTACaaccacgagagaagccaccacaagaagAGAGTAGCGCTTTCCCCCCCCCGGAGCCATGCTGGTTCTGCAGCTCTGTGGCAAGCCGCGGAGTCTGGGTTCTGATCCGCAGGATGGGGTTTGTTAAAGTTGTCAAGAACAAGGCCTACTTCAAGAGATACCAAGTGAAATTCAGAAGAAGGCAAGAGGGCAAAACTGACTACTATGCTCGGAAACGATTGGTAATCCaagataaaaataagtacaaCACACCTAAATACAGAATGATTGTTCGTGTAACGAACAGAGATATCATTTGTCAGATTGCTTATGCCCGTATAGAAGGAGATATGATAGTTTGTGCAGCTTATGCTCACAAACTCCCAAAATATTGTGTGAAGGTTGGCCTGACAAATTATGCTGCGGCATATTGTACTGGCCTGCTGCTGGCCCGCAGGCTTCTTAATAGGTTTGGTATGGACAAAATTTATGAAGGGCAAGTCGAGGTGACTGGAGATGAATACAATGTGGAAAGCATCGATGGTCAACCTGGTGCCTTCACCTGTTACCTGGATGCAGGACTTGCCAGAACTACTACCGGGAATAAAGTTTTTGGGGCCCTACAGGGAGCTGTCGATGGAGGCTTGTCTATCCCTCACAGTACCAAACGGTTCCCTGGTTatgattcagaaagcaaagaattcagTGCTGAGGTACACCGAAAGCACATCATGGGGCAAAACGTTGCAGATTACATGCGCTACCTGATTGAAGAAGATGAAGATGCTTACAAGAAACAATTCTCTCAGTACATAAAGAACAACGTAACTCCAGACATGGAGGAGATGTATAAGAAAGCTCATGCTGCAATACGAGAGAATCCAGTGTATGAGAAGAAGCCTAAGAAAGAAGTTAAAAAGAAGAGGTGGAACCGTCCCAAAATGTCACTTGCCCAGAAGAAAGATCGGGTAGCTCAGAAGAAGGCAAGCTTCCTTAGAGCTCAGGAACGAGCTGCTGAGAGTTAA